The following proteins come from a genomic window of Vallitalea longa:
- a CDS encoding bifunctional riboflavin kinase/FAD synthetase, which produces MEYIKGTKEFTSSPCVVVLGNFDGIHIGHRKLICKALQLSRELGLKSLVLTFDPHPSFVLANKEPVDLIYLRCEKERILKDIDVFVEYPYDLNTAKMTPENFVEKVIAGQLNAKYVVVGKDYRFGHKRKGDIGLLEKLSSIYDYKLVTIDKIEYNGNIVSSTWIRKEIKEGNISLANELLGANFSIKGKVVEGKKNGKRFLYPTANIIPHRYKILPPNGVYYSHIYVNNQKYHSITNIGINPTLNGQQKVVETHILDFDEDIYGETVIVELIEFIRKEKKFNSIDELKQEITNNINYVTELIRKHED; this is translated from the coding sequence ATGGAATATATAAAAGGCACAAAAGAATTTACATCTTCTCCTTGTGTTGTAGTCCTAGGTAATTTTGATGGAATACATATCGGTCATAGAAAACTAATATGTAAGGCCCTTCAGCTATCAAGAGAACTTGGTTTGAAATCATTGGTTTTGACATTTGATCCACATCCAAGTTTTGTATTAGCAAACAAGGAACCTGTTGACCTTATATATCTACGCTGTGAAAAAGAACGAATCCTAAAAGACATAGATGTATTCGTTGAATATCCCTATGATCTTAACACAGCAAAGATGACCCCAGAGAATTTTGTTGAAAAAGTTATAGCTGGGCAACTGAATGCTAAATATGTTGTAGTCGGTAAAGATTACAGATTTGGACACAAACGAAAAGGAGATATTGGATTATTAGAAAAACTATCTTCTATATATGATTATAAACTAGTTACAATCGATAAAATTGAATACAATGGTAATATCGTAAGCAGTACATGGATCAGAAAAGAAATAAAAGAAGGTAATATCAGTCTTGCTAATGAACTATTGGGTGCCAATTTTAGTATAAAGGGAAAAGTTGTAGAAGGTAAAAAGAATGGAAAGAGATTTTTGTACCCTACAGCTAACATAATACCCCATAGATACAAGATATTACCACCTAACGGGGTATATTATTCCCATATCTACGTGAATAATCAAAAATATCATAGTATTACTAATATTGGTATTAACCCAACATTGAATGGTCAACAAAAAGTTGTAGAAACACATATATTAGATTTTGATGAAGACATATATGGAGAAACTGTAATTGTTGAACTTATAGAATTCATTAGAAAAGAAAAGAAATTTAATTCTATAGATGAATTAAAACAAGAAATAACTAACAATATTAATTATGTTACAGAATTAATCCGCAAACACGAGGATTAA
- the rpsO gene encoding 30S ribosomal protein S15 codes for MEKTKQEIIAEFGRNATDTGSPEVQIALLTARINHLTEHLKMHKKDHHSRRGLLMMVGQRRGLLQYLKNKDIEGYRVLIKKLGLRR; via the coding sequence ATGGAAAAGACTAAACAAGAAATTATCGCAGAATTTGGAAGAAATGCTACTGACACTGGTTCACCAGAAGTTCAGATTGCATTACTAACTGCAAGAATCAATCACTTAACTGAGCATTTGAAAATGCACAAGAAAGACCATCACTCAAGAAGAGGATTACTTATGATGGTAGGTCAAAGAAGAGGTTTATTACAATATCTTAAGAACAAAGATATTGAAGGATATCGTGTCTTAATCAAGAAATTAGGATTAAGAAGATAG